GTCATTACCTGGGTTGGAAATCGATGAAACGGATGTCTTATCTTCTGATGGAGCATTGTCGATGGAAACGCTTCCAAAATCAATCATTATTGTCGGTGGCGGTGTCATTGGAATTGAGTGGGCATCTATGTTGCATGACTTTGGTGTTGAAGTAACTGTGCTTGAATATGCGGATCAAATCATTCCAACTGAAGATGTCGATATTTCTAAAGAAATGAAAAAAATTCTATCGAAAAAAGGAATTACTTTCGTAACGAGTGCACAGGTATTGCCGGATACACTTGTAAAAGAGACTGGTTCAGTTACAATTTCTGCAGAAGTTTCAGGCGAGACGAAAGAATATTCAGCTGAGAAAATGCTAGTGTCGGTTGGACGCCAAGCGAATGTTGAAGGTATTGGAATAGAAAATACTGAAATCGAAGTAGTCAATGGTTTTATTCAAACAAGACCTACGTTCCAAACGAAAGAACATCATATTTATGCAATTGGTGATGTGATTGGCGGTCTTCAACTTGCGCATGTAGCTTCTCATGAAGGAATTGCCGCAGTTGAACATATCGCGGGACTGAAAAATGAACCAATTGATTATAAAAAGATTTCGCGTTGCATTTATTCAAGCCCGGAAGTTTCAAGTGTCGGGATTACGGAACAACAAGCAAAAGATCAAGGCTTTGATGTTAAAGTTGGTAAGTTTCCATTTATGGCAATCGGAAAATCACTCGTTAATGGAAACTCTGATGGTTTCGTCAAAATTATTGCTGACAAGGCATCGGACGATATTCTCGGTGTGCATATGATTGGCTCCCATGTTACGGAACTTATATCAGAAGCAGGTTTGGCAATGGTTCTTGACGCAACACCATGGGAAGTTGCAACTACAATTCATCCACATCCATCACTTTCCGAAGTAATGGGCGAAGCGGCTTTAGCTGTGGATGGAAAAGCGATACACATGTAAAAGGGGGATTAGTAAAATGGCAAAAAATCGTCATGAAGAACTCGGTTTATCCGATCAGGATGTCTTAAATATTTTTGAAACAATGGTTCGCGCGCGCCGAGTCGATGAGCGTATGTGGTTATTAAATCGTGCAGGAAAAATTCCTTTCGTTATTTCATGTCAAGGACAAGAAGCGGCCCAAGCTGGTGCGGCATATGCACTTGATAAAGATAAGGATTGGATTGCACCTTATTATCGTGATATGGCAGTTGTTTTACATTTTGGAATGACAACAAAAGAATTAATGTTATCCGCATTCGCAAAATCTGAAGATCCAAATTCAGGCGGTCGTCAAATGCCGGGCCACTTCGGACAAAGAAAAAACCGTATACTGACAGGTTCTTCACCTGTTACGACCCAGTTGCCACACGCGGTCGGCGTAGCATTGGCAGCGAAAATGAAGAAGGAAGACTTTATCACATTCGTAACATTAGGAGAAGGTTCTTCCAACCAAGGTGATTTCCATGAAGGAATGAACTTTGCAGGCGTTCATAAATTACCGACTGTTATTATGGTCGAAAACAATAAATATGCGATTTCGGTTCCTATCGAAAAACAAATTGCTGCTGAAAACGTGTCAGACCGGGCAATTGGATATGGAATGCCAGGTTTCACGGTGGATGGAACAGATCCACTTGAAGTTTATCGTGTAGTTAAAGAAGCAGCGGACCGAGCGCGTAGCGGAGAAGGGCCGAGTCTGGTTGAAACGGTTTGTTACCGACTGACATCTCACTCTTCCGATGATGACCACCGTCAATATCGTTCAGCTGAAGAACTGGAGATTGAAAAATCGAAAGATCCAAATATTACGTTTGCAGCTTATTTAAGAGAAGTAGGCGTTTTAACAGATGAAATCGAAAAAGAAATGGAAGAGCGTATTATGAAAGAAGTAAACGAAGCGACTGATTATGCAGAGAATGCACCTTATGCAGAGCCTGAAACAGCGCTCCTTCATGTGTATGCTGAAGAAGGGGGGAACGAATAATGACGGTTATGTCTTTTATTGATGCAATTACCTTAGCTATGAAAGAAGAAATGGAGCGAGATGATCGCGTTTTCGTTGTTGGTGAAGACGTTGGTTTAAAAGGCGGTGTGTTTAAAGCGACACAAGGCTTATACGATCAATTTGGCGAAGAGCGTGTTATCGATGCACCTTTGGCAGAGTCTGCCATCGCAGGTGTTGGAATCGGGGCTGCAATGTACGGTTTGCGTCCAATTGCAGAAATGCAATTTGCAGACTTTATCATGCCAGCGGTGAACCAAATTGTTTCAGAAGCTGCAAAAATTCGTTACCGTTCCAATAATGATTGGTCTTGTCCAATTGTTATTCGCGCACCATTTGGCGGCGGTGTCCACGGGGCGCTTTATCACTCGCAATCCGTTGAAGCGATGTTTGCAAGCACACCGGGGTTGAAAATCGTTATTCCGTCTACGCCTTATGATGCGAAAGGTCTTTTAAAAGCAGCGATTCGAGATGAAGATCCGGTCTTGTTTTTCGAACACAAACGTGCTTACCGGTTAATTAAAGGTCAAGTTCCAGACGACGATTACGTGCTCCCAATCGGGAAAGCGGATGTAAAACGTGAAGGTGATGACATTACGATTATCACATACGGTCTTTGCGTGCACTTTGCCCTGCAAGCTGCAGAACGTCTTGCTGAAGATGGTATTTCAACTCATATTCTTGATTTACGGACAGTGTACCCACTTGATAAAGAAGCGATTATTGAAGCCGCTTCGAAAACTGGAAAAGTACTTCTCATAACTGAAGACAATATGGAAGGCAGCATTATGGGAGAAGTCGCTGCAATTATTTCCGAAAACTGCTTGTTTGACCTAGATGCGCCTATAAAACGTATTGCGGGTCCAGATGTACCGGCAATGCCATATGCACCGACAATGGAACGATTCTTTATGATGAACCCTGACAAAGTCGAAAAAGCAGCGCGTGATCTTGCTGAGTTTTAAAAGAGATGGAGGTAAATTGATTGGCTATTGAAAATATCTTAATGCCGCAACTCGGTGAAAGCGTAACTGAAGGCACAATCGAGAAATGGCTAGTAAAACCTGGCGATACGGTCAATAAGTATGATCCACTCGCTGAAGTGAACACGGACAAAGTAAATGCCGAAGTTCCTTCTTCGTTTGGTGGAACGATTAAAGAATTAATCGCACAAGAAGGTGAAACGCTTGAGGTCGGCGCAATTATTTGTGTGATTGAAACTGAAGCTGGTAGCGAAGAATCAGAACCGCAAATAGCAGCGTCACCCGCAAAACCGGAGCCTGCTAATGAGATGCCGGCAGAAGGTTCACTTCAACCGACTTCGCCGATTAAACAGGATAGAAGTGAAAGCGGACGATACTCACCTGCAGTTTTGCGTTTATCACAAGAAAACAATATCGATTTATCACTTGTTGAAGGCACAGGGCGTGGTGGACGAATCACGCGTAAAGATTTATTAGCTATTATCGAAAGTGGCGAAATGCCAAAAGCTGCACCAGTTCAAGAGGCTTCTGCGCCGACGCCAACGCCATCGCAAGAACCAACAAAAGCAGCACCTGCGGGGCAGCCGAAAACTGAAGTGCCGGTGATGGCTGGCGACGTTGAAATTCCAGTCACGGGCGTACGCCGTGCGATTGCGAATAATATGCTGCGTTCGAAACATGAAGCGCCGCATGCTTGGATGACTGTTGAAGTTGACGTAACGAATTTAGTTGCCTACCGCGATTCATTGAAAAATGAATTCAAACAGAAGGAAGGCTTCAATTTAACATACTTTGCATTTTTTGTTAAAGCAGTATCACAAGCATTGAAGGAATTCCCGATGATGAATTCGATGTGGGCTGGAGACAAAATCATTCAGAAAAAAGATATTAACATTTCGATTGCTGTTGCAACGGAAGATTCTTTGTTTGTTCCGGTTATTAATCATGCCGATGAAAAAACAATCAAAGGAATCGGCCGTGATATTCAGGAATTGGCTACGAAGGTGCGTACTGGAAAATTGAAATCAGCTGAAATGCAAGGCGGAACGTTCACCGTGAACAATACCGGTTCATTTGGTTCCGTTCAATCCATGGGGATTATTAATCATCCACAAGCTGCAATTCTTCAAGTCGAGTCGATTGTGAAGCGTCCTGTCATCATGAACGGCGGTATGATTGCCGCGCGCGATATGGTTAACTTGTGCTTGTCACTTGATCACCGAGTACTTGACGGACTCGTTTGCGGACGTTTCCTTGCACGTGTTAAAGAAATTCTTGAAAACGTATCGGCAGACAACACATCTATTTACTAAAAAGTTACCGCCTGGAACCTGAATTATCGGTTCCGGGCTTTTTCAACTTACAATATTCGGGATGCTCATGTAAAATAGAGGTTAGTTTAGTAGATTGGGGAGGGAATGAGAAAAGTGACCATACATAAGATGAGGACGACAAATTTTGAAGACAGAAATTATTTAGAATGGAAAGAAGTCGCTGTTAAATCATTAAGGGGAAAACCTTTTGAAGAACTGATTACGAAAACACCAGAAGGAATTGATTTACAGCCGTTATATATCGGGGATCAATTAGATAATATAAGTGCGATTGCTACGATTAGAGAAGCAAAGCAACAAACTGGATGGATTGTCGCGCAACAACAATATGCGCTAGATGCGAAGTCATTTATTGCGGAGCTTACGAATTCAATTGAACGCGGGAATGAAGCAATTATCTATGACGGGGCAAATCCATTTGAATGGGATGAAAAGTCCTTAGAGAAACTGGCCAAACTTATTGCTTCGTATCCAATATTCATTACAAATACTAGTGAGAATGACCAACTACTCAAAGCATTTGATATCGTAGCTCAAGAAGACCGCAGCAAAGTGCGAGGTGCTGTTTCAATAAGTGGTTGGCGTTTACCTGAAGATTATCCAAACGTCCGAACAATTTGCGCGGATGTACGCAGTGCGCATTTAAACGGTGCAGATGCAGTCACGGAGTTGGCGCTCGCGATTGCTGAGGGTGCAGAGAATGCAATTACTTATCAATCATTTCGTGAACTTAGCGACCAGTTTTTTGTTCGTTTCGCGATTGATACTCATTTCTTTATGGAAATTGCCAAAATCCGCGCTTTTCGTATTTTATGGAATGCACTTGGAAAATCATTTGGAGAGAAGACGGTTACGCATATTCCTATTTTGACGGAAACATCGCTTCGAACGTATTCGAAATTAGACCCGTACGTCAATCTATTGCGCGCAGGAAATGAAGCGTTTTCAGCTGTTCTCGGTGGAGCCGATGTGATTACTGTTCATCCGCACGATGTGTTGACAGGCACAACCCCGGCGTCTATTCGTTACGCACGAAATGTTCAACTCGTTATTAAGAATGAAACACTTGTGGATAAAGTGCTTGATCCTTCAGGCGGTTCCTATTTTATAGACACCTTGACGAATGAACTTGTAGAAAAAGCATGGGCCTTATTTGTTGAAATTGATGCAGCTGGTGGATACAACGCATATGTTAAAAGCGGAAAACTTGGACAACGTTTGAAAGCATGTCGTTCAGCCAGTGCAGAAGAAGTAGCAAAAGGGAAGAAATCATTAATCGGCACAAATATTTATGCAGATTTATCGGCTATTGAGTTGAAAGAAACGTATGGAATTGAAGTGGAAGGCCGACTAGCAGAACCTTTTGAAAAGATAAGAGCCCATTTTCAAGAACTACAACCGAAAACTATATTACTCACGTTTGGCGAATTAAAAGATGTTAAACCACGTGCAGATTTTGTTAGCGGATTGTTGGCTACGGGTGGCGTTCATTCAGAGTGGAGTCCACTATTTACAAGTGCGCAAGAAGCAAACGAGTGGCTCGCGCATGAAAAACCGGATTATGTAGTTGTCTGTGGGAACCCAAGTGTAACAGAAGAAGTCATGACAGATTTACTTCAAGATTTTCCTAATGGAATTTTAATCGATGCAGCTGGAAAATATGAAACTGAAGTAAGTGAACACTGGCTTGCAAACGGTCTTAATGGGTTCATTTTCAGCGGGCAGGACAAAATAGCAAAACTTACGGAAATTAAAAATAAATGGAAGGGAGACGCGAACAATGAAAAAGCCTAATTTTAGTGAAATAAATCCATTACTTGGTGCTGAATCATTAAACGAACCATCTCCTTTAACAGGAAACCCATTTCTTACGAATGAAGGAATCGATATTAAAGCAGTTTATTCAAAAGAAGATGTTGAAAGTGTTTCCCATTTAAATGATTATCCCGGGATTGCACCGAATACGCGCGGTCCATATCCGACGATGTATGTGTCTAGACCTTGGACTGTTCGTCAATACGCGGGCTTCTCAACGGCTGAAGAAAGTAACGCATTTTATAGACGGAACCTTGCGATGGGGCAAAAAGGGTTATCTGTCGCCTTTGACTTGGCGACGCACCGGGGCTATGATTCCGATCATCCACGCGTGACGGGCGATGTCGGTAAAGCTGGGGTTGCAATCGACTCGGTTGAAGACATGAAAATCTTATTCGACGGAATCCCGCTTGACGAAATGTCCGTTTCAATGACAATGAACGGTGCAGTGTTGCCTGTCATGGCGTTTTATATCGTTGCGGCTGAGGAACAAGGCGTAACGCCAGATAAACTTGCGGGAACTATCCAAAATGATATTTTGAAAGAATATATGGTTCGTAATACGTATATTTTCCCGCCGGAAATGTCGATGAAAATTATTGCCGATATTTTTGAATTTACATCCGGGAAAATGCCGAAATTCAATTCGATTTCAATTTCGGGCTATCATATGCAAGAAGCGGGTGCCACCGCGGATATCGAGTTAGCGTATACGCTTGCTGACGGACTAGAATATGTTCGTACAGGGTTAACAGCAGGCATCGATATCGATTCATTTGCACCAAGATTATCGTTCTTCTGGGCAATCGGCAAAAACTACTTCATGGAAATCGCGAAAATGCGCGCTGCTCGTAAAATGTGGGCGCAAATGATTCAATCTTTTGAACCAGAAAATGCAAAGTCCTTGGCGCTACGCACACATTCGCAAACGTCTGGTTGGAGCTTAACGGAGCAAGATCCATTTAACAATGTCACGCGCACGCTTATTGAAGCAAATGCGGCGGCAATGGGGCATACGCAGTCGCTCCATACGAACGCACTTGATGAAGCGATTGCGCTTCCGACAGATTTTTCAGCACGAATTGCTCGGAATACACAGCTGTTTTTACAAGAAGAAACATTGATGACCAAAATCGCCGATCCATGGGGCGGGTCGTATTATGTTGAAAAATTGACAGACGAACTGATGGAAAAAGCATGGGAATTAATTGAAGAAATCGAAGAATTGGGCGGCATGGCGAAAGCGATTGAAACGGGTCTTCCGAAAATGAAAATTGAAGAAGCCGCTGCTAAACGTCAAGCGCAAATCGATTCTAAAGCAGAGTCGATCATCGGCGTGAATAAATATCAACTAGACGTTGAAGAACCGATTGACATTTTAGATATCGATAATACTGTCGTTAGACAAAAACAAATTGACAGGATCAATCAAATGAAAGCTACCCGTGATGAAGTTGAAGTCAAACGCACTCTTGAAGTGTTGACCGAAACTGCTCGAACGGGTGAAGGAAATCTTCTTGCAAATGCTGTTGACGCGGCTCGTGCGCGCGCAACGATTGGGGAAATTTCAGATGCGATTGAATCGGTCTCTGGACGACATAAGGCGGTGATACGTTCCGTGAGCGGAGTATACAGTTCAAACTTTTCGAACCAGGATGAGATTGACGAAGTGAAACAGATGGCTGAAGATTTCATGGAAAATGAAGGACGCAGACCAAGAATTTTGATCGGTAAAATGGGGCAGGACGGTCACGACCGAGGGGCTAAAGTAATCGCTTCTTCTTTCGCGGATTTAGGATTTGACGTCGATATCGGCCCGTTGTTCCAAACACCAGCAGAAACTGCTCTGCAAGCAGCTGAAAACGATGTCCATGTCATCGGCGTTAGTTCGCTAGCGGCGGGTCATAAAACGCTGGTACCAGAATTGAGAAATGAACTTGTGAAAATTGGGCGTGAAGATATATTGATTGTTGTCGGAGGTGTGATACCAGCACAAGATTATGAATTTCTTCGCGAGAACGGGGCATCCGCAATATTTGGTCCCGGTACTGTCATTCCCGTCGCGGCGCAAAAAGTAATCGAGGAGATTTACCGTAGGCTTGGCTACGAGGAAGTGACGGATTAATGAATAAAAAAGACGATTTTCGTGTCGACAGTGCAATGAACGTCATGGACGGCATTAATTCAACGCATGATGGGATGACAGCTTTGCCTCGGAAACGTTTTGTCAAAAAGGATGGAGCTATTCCTATTTCGGAACTAACTACTAATATTATGAATGGATCACGCTTGGATCTAGCAAAAGGAATTACACTTTTGGAAAGCACTACGGAGGCCGATAAAAAGGCGGGGCAACAACTTCTTCTCAATCTACTCCCTACAACGGGTAATAGTATTCGTGTTGGGATTACCGGCGTTCCCGGTGCTGGAAAAAGTACTTTTATCGAAAGCTTTGGACTAATGCTTGCACAGGCCGGCCATAGAGTGGCGGTTCTCGCAATAGACCCGAGTTCCTCCATTACAGGCGGCAGTATTCTAGGCGATAAAACGCGGATGGAAGAATTAGCGAGACATCCAAATGCGTTCATCAGACCTTCGCCAACAGCGGGCACATTAGGCGGCGTGCATAAAAAATCGCGTGAAACGATGTTGTTATGCGAAGCAGCGGGATATGACATTATATTAATCGAGACGGTTGGCGTCGGACAAAGTGAAACCGTCGTTCGGGGCATGGTGGATTTTTTCATGCTACTCGTTTTGACCGGTGCAGGGGATGAATTGCAAGGAATGAAAAAAGGCATTATGGAGCTTGCGGATATGATTGTCGTTCATAAAGCGGATGGCGATAATTTGAAACTTGCTAAAAAAACAGTTCGAGAATACAAACAACTGCTTCATTTTTTACAACCGGCTTCACCCGGCTGGACATCCACAGCGCTTCCAGTGTCTTCGCTTGCTAACACAGGGCTAAAAGATGTTTGGGAAACGATAGGTAAATTTAAGAAGACAATGGAAGAGACTAATTACTGGGCTATGCGTAGAAATGAACAAACGAAAGACTGGTTCAGATCTATGATTGAAAATCGTTTAATAGATTCATTTTTCTCCGAACCAGGTCGTAAAGAAAAAGTGTCAGCATTGGAGTCGGAATTGATCAAAGGAAATATTACGTTAACGAATGCTGTTGAACAGTTGTTTGTAAAATAGAAAAAACAATGATTACTCCACGGTTTTATAGTTGCAAGTCCATTGCATGTCAATAATGCTCCTGTTATGATTACATTGAAGAAAGAAAGGATTGATATTAATGACTATGGATTTTAATCTTTTAATGAATGAAACAGTATCTCGAGCACGTTCCGAAATGGATGCAATCGGATATGAACAATTAACGACACCTGAACAAGTTGAGGATGCAGTTAAACGTCCTGGCACGACTCTTGTCATGGTAAACTCGGTTTGCGGTTGCGCAGGTGGAATTGCACGTCCTGCAGCACAGCATGCTATCCATTTTGATAAGCGCCCAGATCATCTCGTTACAGTTTTTGCTGGACAAGATAAAGAAGCTACAGCACAGGCACGCATGCATTTTGGTGAGGATCACTTGCCTTCATCCCCGTCCTTCGCACTATTAAAAGACGGTAAACTGGTTGCTGAAGTTGGCCGTTACGAAATTGAAGGGCATGACCCGATGTCAGTCGTCGCGAACTTGCAAGGCCAATTTGAAGAGCATTGCGAAGAAGTATAAAAAGTAATTCAAAAACTGTCCGGACACATTTGATTGTGTGCGAACAGTTTTTTTGTGTACATATAGCTTCGTGGGGCTTAACGCGTGCCCTCCGTTTTTGTAAATTACATCATGCTTAGACCCATTCCAAGTCCTGATACCAACATTAAAGCAATCATGATATAAAGAATCCATTTGCGTACGTTTTTATTGGCCATTTCATAATCTCCTTAAAATAATTCTTACTCCTATTTTAACAGAAATTGCAGAATTCACAACAGGTAGCGGAATCTTCTTGAAAAATGTACAATAGAAGGAGGGAGGGGTTTTGTTTGGTGAAAAATGTTGATCATATCGGAATTGCTGTAAAGAATATCGATGATTCACTTGATTACTACATACATACGCTTGGCTTAACGCTTTTAGCGATTGAAGAAGTAGCTAGTCAGAAGGTTCGCGTGGCATTCATTGATGCTGGAAACATTAAACTGGAATTACTTGAACCAATGGACGAAGGCGGCGCAGTCGCAAAGTTTATTGAAAAAAGAGGCGAAGGTATTCACCATATCGCATTTGGAGTAACGGACATAAGATCAAGAATGGTGGAACTTGAAGAAAAAGGGGTCCAATTATTATCAGACAAACCAAAACCAGGTGCAGGCGGGGCCGAAGTTGCGTTTCTGCATCCGAAATCTTCTTTTGGTGTTTTATACGAACTGTGTGAAAAAAGGGATAAAGGGGAATAATTGAATGGACATTTACGATAAAATCAATGAACTCTATGATAAACGAAGAGCAATTGAACTTGGCGGCGGCGATGAACGTATCGAGAAGCAACATGAAAAAGGGAAGTTAACTGCACGAGAACGGATTGATCTTCTGTTAGATAAAGATACATTTGTCGAATTAAACCCATTCGTCACGCATCGAACACGAGATTTTGGCATGGACATGCAAGTTGGACCCGGAGACGGCGTCGTGACTGGATACGGAAAAATCGATGGCAGACCCATCTATTTGTTTTCTCAAGATTTCACAGTTTTCGGCGGAGCACTCGGGGAAATGCATGCCATGAAAATCGCAAATGTCATGGATTTGGCTGCGAAAAATGGTGCGCCATTTATCGGTTTAAATGATTCGGGCGGCGCTAGAATTCAAGAAGGCGTTGTTTCTTTAGATGGTTATGGGGAAATCTTTTATCGGAACGCAATTTATTCTGGCGTGATTCCGCAAATCTCGGTCATTTTAGGTCCATGTGCAGGTGGCGCTGTTTATTCACCCGCAATTACGGATTTTGTGTTTATGACAGACAAAACAAGTCAAATGTTTATCACAGGACCAAAAGTGATTGAAACGGTAACGGGCGAAACCATTTCTTCAGAAGCGCTCGGCGGATCCAAAGTACATAACGCAATTAGCGGGAATGCGCATTTCCGCGGAAAAGATGAGAAGACTGTTTTGGAAAGTGTTCGTCAACTATTGTCTTACTTGCCGCAAAATAACGAAGAAAAGCCGCCGGTTAAGGACCGTGCTGAAAGTGACGATTACCGTCCTGATCTAGCCGATGTTGTTCCATATGAAGGCATACGCCCTTATGATATACGACGAGTGATTGAACAGGTCGTTGATGAGGATTCATTTATGGAAGTACAACCCGAATTTGCTCGGAATATTGTGATCGGACTTTCTCGCATTAAAGGTGAAACGGTTGGTCTAGTTTGTAACCAGCCGCGCGTCATGGCCGGCGGACTTGATATCGATTCTTCTGATAAAGCCGCCCGTTTTATTCGTTTTTGCGATGCTTTCAACATTCCGATTATTACATTTGAAGATGTAAGCGGATTTTTCCCGGGAGTCAAACAAGAACACGGGGGCATTATTCGCCACGGGGCTAAAATCTTGTATGCGTATTCAGAAGCTACTGTTCCCAAAATGACTGTAATTTTGCGAAAAGCTTTCGGCGGGGCGTATGTTGCATTGAATTCAAAATCGATCGGTGCTGACGTTGTATATGCGTGGCCGAATGCAGAAATCGCAGTTATGGGACCTGAAGGCGCAGCAAATATTATTTTCTCACGCGATATCGCAAACTCTGATAACCCGGATAAAACCCGTGCAGAGAAAATTGAAGAATATCGCGAAAAATTCGCAAATCCATATGTCGCAGCTTCTCATGGAATGGTTGATGATGTTATCGATCCAAGAGAAACGCGTATCAAGCTAATTCAAGCATTGGATATGATGCGAAATAAAAAAGAATCAAGACCTAAAAAGAAACATGGAAATATACCGCTTTAAGGAGATGGAATTTATTGAATAAAGAAAGACTATTAGACGAATTTTTTGAGCTCGTGAAAATCGACTCTGAAACAAAAGATGAACGTGCAATTGCAGATGTATTAAAAGTGAAAATGGAAGAACTCGGATTTACGGTCATTGAAGATGATTCCGCAGAAAGAAGCGGACACGGTGCAGGAAATCTAATTGCTTCTATTAAAGGTAACGTAGCTAACGCAGATTCGATTTACTTCACTTGTCATATGGATACCGTCGTACCAGGTCTTGGAATCAAACCAGAACTGCGCGAAGACGGTTATGTCTATTCTGACGGTACAACAATTCTCGGGGCAGACGATAAAGCAGGAATCGCAGCGTTATTTGAAATGATGCGTACGGTTAAAGAAAATAATATTTCACACGGGGATATTCAATTTATCATTACTGCGGGTGAAGAAAGCGGACTTGCAGGCGCGAAGGAAATGGACGCTTCACTCATCACATCGAAATACGGATACGCTGTAGATAGTGATGGTAAAGTGGGCGGTATTGTTACATCAGCACCATATCAGGCCAAACTATGGACGACGATTAATGGAAAAACAGCTCATGCAGGTGTTGCGCCAGAAAAGGGTGTATCTGCAATTAATATTGCCGCGAAGTCGATTTCAGCAATGACGCTTGGACGCATCGATGCTGAAACGACAGCTAATATTGGAAGTTTCCACGGGGGACGTGCAACAAATATCGTTTGTGACGAAGTTACAATCGTTGCGGAAGCACGTTCGATTAATCCGGAAAAATTAAAAAAACAAACGGATCATATGGTTTCCACATTTGAACAAGTAGCCGAACAAATGGGCGGTCAAGCAAACACTAAGGTTCAAGAAATGTATCCTGGATTCAGCTTTGAGGAAAATGCTGAAGTTGTTCAAACAGCCGTTCAAGCCATTAATAATATCGGAAGAACGCCTGAACTTTTAACGAGTGGCGGGGGTAGTGACGGTAACGTATTTAACGGCGCAGGTATTCCAACTGTAACGTTATCGGTTGGCTATGAAGAAATTCATACGAAAAATGAACGGATGCCGGTTGAAGAATTAAATAAACTGACTGAATTACTGATAGAAATTGTTAAAGTAACAGCAACAAAATAATATAGTGAATACCAAATAGATGGGGGGGAATCATGTGACGACTGTCGGTGAAACACGGGCAAGGGTCATCCTGCATCTTGATATGAATAGTTTCTTCGCTTCAGTTGAACAAGCACATGATCCCTCATTGAAAGGAATTCCTATGGCGGTTGCCGGAAATCCGAAACAACGCCGAGGAATTCTTGTGACTTGTTCGTATGAAGCAAGAGCGCTTGGCATTTACACGACGATGACAGTCGGGGAAGCAAGGCGACTTTGCCCCGACTTGGTTATCGTTCCGCCCGATTTTGAAAAAT
This genomic window from Sporosarcina sp. Marseille-Q4063 contains:
- a CDS encoding BrxA/BrxB family bacilliredoxin, giving the protein MTMDFNLLMNETVSRARSEMDAIGYEQLTTPEQVEDAVKRPGTTLVMVNSVCGCAGGIARPAAQHAIHFDKRPDHLVTVFAGQDKEATAQARMHFGEDHLPSSPSFALLKDGKLVAEVGRYEIEGHDPMSVVANLQGQFEEHCEEV
- the prli42 gene encoding stressosome-associated protein Prli42, whose protein sequence is MANKNVRKWILYIMIALMLVSGLGMGLSMM
- a CDS encoding acyl-CoA carboxylase subunit beta, translating into MDIYDKINELYDKRRAIELGGGDERIEKQHEKGKLTARERIDLLLDKDTFVELNPFVTHRTRDFGMDMQVGPGDGVVTGYGKIDGRPIYLFSQDFTVFGGALGEMHAMKIANVMDLAAKNGAPFIGLNDSGGARIQEGVVSLDGYGEIFYRNAIYSGVIPQISVILGPCAGGAVYSPAITDFVFMTDKTSQMFITGPKVIETVTGETISSEALGGSKVHNAISGNAHFRGKDEKTVLESVRQLLSYLPQNNEEKPPVKDRAESDDYRPDLADVVPYEGIRPYDIRRVIEQVVDEDSFMEVQPEFARNIVIGLSRIKGETVGLVCNQPRVMAGGLDIDSSDKAARFIRFCDAFNIPIITFEDVSGFFPGVKQEHGGIIRHGAKILYAYSEATVPKMTVILRKAFGGAYVALNSKSIGADVVYAWPNAEIAVMGPEGAANIIFSRDIANSDNPDKTRAEKIEEYREKFANPYVAASHGMVDDVIDPRETRIKLIQALDMMRNKKESRPKKKHGNIPL
- the meaB gene encoding methylmalonyl Co-A mutase-associated GTPase MeaB, which encodes MNKKDDFRVDSAMNVMDGINSTHDGMTALPRKRFVKKDGAIPISELTTNIMNGSRLDLAKGITLLESTTEADKKAGQQLLLNLLPTTGNSIRVGITGVPGAGKSTFIESFGLMLAQAGHRVAVLAIDPSSSITGGSILGDKTRMEELARHPNAFIRPSPTAGTLGGVHKKSRETMLLCEAAGYDIILIETVGVGQSETVVRGMVDFFMLLVLTGAGDELQGMKKGIMELADMIVVHKADGDNLKLAKKTVREYKQLLHFLQPASPGWTSTALPVSSLANTGLKDVWETIGKFKKTMEETNYWAMRRNEQTKDWFRSMIENRLIDSFFSEPGRKEKVSALESELIKGNITLTNAVEQLFVK
- the scpA gene encoding methylmalonyl-CoA mutase; this translates as MKKPNFSEINPLLGAESLNEPSPLTGNPFLTNEGIDIKAVYSKEDVESVSHLNDYPGIAPNTRGPYPTMYVSRPWTVRQYAGFSTAEESNAFYRRNLAMGQKGLSVAFDLATHRGYDSDHPRVTGDVGKAGVAIDSVEDMKILFDGIPLDEMSVSMTMNGAVLPVMAFYIVAAEEQGVTPDKLAGTIQNDILKEYMVRNTYIFPPEMSMKIIADIFEFTSGKMPKFNSISISGYHMQEAGATADIELAYTLADGLEYVRTGLTAGIDIDSFAPRLSFFWAIGKNYFMEIAKMRAARKMWAQMIQSFEPENAKSLALRTHSQTSGWSLTEQDPFNNVTRTLIEANAAAMGHTQSLHTNALDEAIALPTDFSARIARNTQLFLQEETLMTKIADPWGGSYYVEKLTDELMEKAWELIEEIEELGGMAKAIETGLPKMKIEEAAAKRQAQIDSKAESIIGVNKYQLDVEEPIDILDIDNTVVRQKQIDRINQMKATRDEVEVKRTLEVLTETARTGEGNLLANAVDAARARATIGEISDAIESVSGRHKAVIRSVSGVYSSNFSNQDEIDEVKQMAEDFMENEGRRPRILIGKMGQDGHDRGAKVIASSFADLGFDVDIGPLFQTPAETALQAAENDVHVIGVSSLAAGHKTLVPELRNELVKIGREDILIVVGGVIPAQDYEFLRENGASAIFGPGTVIPVAAQKVIEEIYRRLGYEEVTD
- the mce gene encoding methylmalonyl-CoA epimerase, whose translation is MKNVDHIGIAVKNIDDSLDYYIHTLGLTLLAIEEVASQKVRVAFIDAGNIKLELLEPMDEGGAVAKFIEKRGEGIHHIAFGVTDIRSRMVELEEKGVQLLSDKPKPGAGGAEVAFLHPKSSFGVLYELCEKRDKGE